One window of Desulfovibrio subterraneus genomic DNA carries:
- a CDS encoding 3'-5' exoribonuclease YhaM family protein gives MQKIQFIRDISANDEVVSIFAVTLAAQGQARNGPFWRLELADASGSVGAKVWSPLSQQFASITAGMLVSVRGRAATFRDQLDINIEALHILTEEEMAALDMGDFMPASERHPDDMMADLMQLCRVTFTHKPWLKFLSAVFKDEEILRRFKTAIGAKNVHHAYAGGLLEHTLSVSELCMRLCDHYPELDRQVLLAGAIFHDIGKAWELSGGIANDYTDEGRLIGHISIGLEKAEPYLLKSGLEPELVMHFKHLVLGHHGTKEWGSPVLPATPEALVLHYADNIDAKLAQVRGLFADFAGDVTGWTPYQTTLGRHMYKPARTPEPETKQAAKREAAREIPKEDQCSLL, from the coding sequence ATGCAGAAAATTCAATTCATTCGCGATATATCGGCCAATGACGAAGTGGTATCGATTTTTGCCGTCACTCTGGCGGCACAGGGACAGGCGCGCAACGGCCCGTTCTGGCGGCTTGAGCTGGCGGATGCCTCGGGTTCCGTGGGAGCCAAGGTGTGGAGTCCGCTCAGCCAGCAGTTTGCCAGCATAACCGCAGGAATGCTCGTTTCCGTGCGCGGCCGCGCGGCCACTTTCCGCGATCAGCTCGACATAAACATCGAGGCCCTGCATATTCTTACTGAAGAAGAAATGGCAGCGCTTGATATGGGCGACTTCATGCCCGCATCAGAGCGGCATCCCGATGACATGATGGCCGACCTGATGCAGCTGTGCCGTGTTACCTTCACGCACAAACCGTGGCTTAAATTTCTGAGCGCCGTCTTCAAGGATGAAGAAATCCTGCGGCGCTTCAAAACCGCCATCGGGGCCAAGAACGTGCACCATGCCTATGCGGGCGGTCTGCTTGAGCATACGCTTTCCGTCAGCGAGCTGTGCATGCGTCTTTGCGACCATTATCCCGAATTGGACCGGCAGGTACTGCTGGCAGGAGCCATTTTCCATGATATAGGAAAGGCGTGGGAGCTCTCCGGCGGCATTGCCAACGATTACACGGACGAGGGGCGTCTCATAGGGCATATCAGCATCGGGCTGGAAAAGGCGGAACCGTATCTGCTGAAGTCCGGGCTGGAGCCCGAATTGGTCATGCATTTCAAGCATCTGGTGCTTGGCCACCATGGCACGAAAGAATGGGGTTCGCCCGTATTGCCCGCCACGCCCGAGGCGCTGGTGCTGCATTACGCCGACAACATCGATGCCAAGCTGGCGCAGGTGCGCGGCCTTTTCGCCGACTTTGCCGGAGATGTCACTGGCTGGACACCGTACCAGACAACGCTTGGCAGGCACATGTACAAGCCCGCTCGTACCCCCGAACCGGAAACGAAACAGGCTGCTAAACGCGAGGCTGCTCGCGAGATTCCCAAGGAAGACCAATGTTCATTACTCTAG
- the gap gene encoding type I glyceraldehyde-3-phosphate dehydrogenase — protein sequence MAVTLGVNGFGRIGRYLLRLLADDADLQVAVINARADNASLAHLFKYDSVHGTFKGDVAANDQGLLINGKQVIVTRCKQNEWEWAKYGIDIAVETTGTIKDREGLAGHIACGAKKAVISAPGKDVDATIVMGVNDSIYDPAKHDVISNASCTTNCLAPAAKVLNDTFGIMHGLMTTIHSYTMSQRILDGSQKDLRRARAACMSMIPTTTGAAKAVGMVIPELKGKLDGMAVRVPTPDGSIVDLTCRVEKATTAEEVNAALKAASEGPMKGNLGYSDEPLVSVDYIGDTHGGVVDSLCTTVIDGTLVKLIIWYDNEAGFTNQLVRLLKKVGASL from the coding sequence ATGGCTGTAACTCTCGGTGTCAATGGATTCGGTCGTATCGGCCGTTACTTGCTCAGACTGCTCGCGGATGATGCCGATCTGCAGGTTGCCGTTATCAACGCCCGCGCGGATAACGCTTCGCTTGCTCACCTCTTCAAGTATGATTCCGTTCACGGGACCTTCAAGGGTGATGTTGCCGCAAACGATCAGGGTCTTCTGATCAACGGCAAGCAGGTTATCGTAACCCGCTGCAAGCAGAACGAATGGGAATGGGCCAAATACGGTATTGATATCGCTGTTGAAACTACCGGTACCATCAAGGACCGCGAAGGTCTTGCGGGCCACATTGCATGCGGTGCGAAGAAGGCTGTCATCTCCGCTCCCGGCAAGGATGTGGACGCAACCATCGTCATGGGCGTGAACGACAGCATTTATGACCCTGCCAAGCACGACGTCATCTCCAACGCCTCCTGCACTACCAACTGTCTGGCCCCCGCAGCCAAGGTGCTCAACGATACCTTCGGCATCATGCACGGCCTGATGACCACCATCCACAGCTACACCATGAGCCAGCGCATTCTGGACGGTTCCCAGAAAGACCTGCGCCGCGCACGTGCAGCGTGCATGTCCATGATTCCCACCACCACCGGCGCTGCCAAGGCTGTGGGCATGGTCATTCCCGAACTCAAGGGCAAGCTGGATGGCATGGCCGTTCGCGTTCCCACCCCTGACGGTTCCATTGTGGACCTGACCTGCCGTGTGGAAAAAGCCACCACGGCAGAAGAGGTAAACGCTGCGCTGAAGGCTGCATCCGAAGGCCCCATGAAGGGCAACCTCGGCTACAGCGATGAGCCGCTGGTTTCTGTGGACTACATCGGCGACACCCACGGCGGTGTGGTAGATTCCCTGTGCACCACCGTAATAGATGGTACACTGGTCAAGCTGATAATCTGGTACGATAACGAAGCCGGCTTTACCAACCAGCTCGTTCGTCTGCTCAAGAAGGTCGGCGCTTCTTTGTAG
- the fba gene encoding class II fructose-1,6-bisphosphate aldolase yields MPLTGTREMFARAYKEGYAVGAFNVNNMEIIQGIMAAAAEERAPLILQVSAGARKYAGQAYIRKLIEAALIEDDLPVALHLDHGQDFEICKSCIDGGFSSVMIDGSHLSFEENIALTKRVVEYAHDKGVDVEAELGRLAGVEDDVSSEHSIYTDPDQAVEFVQRTGCDSLAIAIGTSHGAYKFAGEAKLDFDRLEKITNMLPNFPIVLHGSSSVPQEFVKMANEFGGEIGSASGVPEELLRKAATFGVCKINIDTDIRLAMTAVIRKYLAENPTHFDPRQYLKPAREAVKNMVQHKIKNVLGCSNKI; encoded by the coding sequence ATGCCCCTTACCGGCACAAGGGAGATGTTCGCAAGAGCCTACAAGGAAGGCTACGCTGTTGGCGCATTCAACGTTAACAACATGGAAATCATTCAGGGAATAATGGCGGCTGCCGCGGAGGAACGTGCACCGCTCATTCTCCAGGTTTCCGCCGGTGCCCGCAAGTATGCCGGTCAGGCATACATCCGCAAGCTGATCGAGGCTGCTCTCATCGAAGATGACCTGCCTGTTGCCCTGCACCTCGACCACGGTCAGGACTTCGAGATCTGCAAGTCCTGCATTGATGGCGGCTTCTCCTCCGTCATGATCGACGGCTCCCATCTCAGCTTCGAGGAAAACATCGCCCTGACCAAACGCGTTGTGGAATACGCCCACGACAAGGGTGTGGACGTGGAAGCTGAACTGGGCCGCCTTGCCGGTGTTGAAGACGATGTGTCTTCCGAACATTCCATCTACACCGACCCTGATCAGGCCGTTGAGTTTGTCCAGCGCACCGGCTGCGATTCCCTCGCCATTGCCATCGGCACCAGCCACGGCGCATACAAGTTCGCCGGGGAAGCCAAGCTCGACTTCGACCGCCTTGAAAAAATTACCAACATGCTGCCGAACTTCCCCATCGTACTGCACGGCTCCTCCTCGGTTCCGCAGGAATTCGTGAAGATGGCCAACGAGTTCGGCGGCGAAATCGGCTCCGCCTCCGGCGTGCCGGAAGAACTGCTGCGCAAGGCTGCCACCTTCGGTGTATGCAAGATCAACATCGACACCGACATCCGCCTTGCCATGACCGCCGTCATCCGCAAATACCTTGCGGAAAATCCCACCCATTTCGATCCGCGCCAGTACCTGAAGCCCGCGCGCGAAGCTGTCAAGAATATGGTCCAGCACAAGATCAAGAACGTGCTCGGCTGTTCCAACAAGATATAG
- the tmk gene encoding dTMP kinase, whose protein sequence is MFITLEGTEGSGKSTVLNRLKDWLMEQGHGVVLTREPGGSRLGRTLRSILLDISNKDLTGEAELFLYLADRAQHVRQVIKPALDEGMLVLCDRYADSTVVYQGYGRGLDPKLLHQFNEVAVQGLWPDLTLLLDIDPEIGLKRAMSRNLAEGICQTEGRFEAESLLFHHRIRDGYLAWGAVNRHRFAVIDASLSPDEVFEQVKTAVLAKLKPAE, encoded by the coding sequence ATGTTCATTACTCTAGAAGGAACCGAGGGCTCGGGCAAAAGCACTGTTCTCAACCGTCTCAAGGACTGGCTCATGGAGCAGGGACACGGCGTGGTGCTCACCCGTGAACCCGGCGGCAGCCGTCTGGGCAGAACCCTGCGTTCCATCCTGCTGGATATATCCAACAAGGACCTGACGGGCGAGGCCGAACTGTTCCTGTATCTTGCCGACCGTGCCCAGCATGTGCGGCAGGTCATCAAGCCCGCGCTGGATGAAGGCATGCTTGTGCTGTGCGACCGTTACGCCGATTCCACCGTTGTCTATCAGGGCTACGGACGCGGGTTGGACCCCAAGCTGCTGCACCAGTTCAACGAGGTGGCGGTGCAGGGGCTCTGGCCGGACCTGACCCTGCTTCTGGATATTGACCCCGAGATAGGACTCAAGCGCGCCATGTCGCGCAATCTGGCAGAAGGCATCTGCCAGACGGAAGGGCGTTTCGAGGCGGAATCCCTGTTGTTCCACCACCGAATCCGCGACGGGTATCTTGCGTGGGGTGCCGTGAACCGCCATCGTTTTGCGGTGATTGATGCATCCCTCAGCCCCGATGAGGTGTTTGAGCAGGTGAAAACCGCAGTGCTGGCCAAGCTTAAGCCGGCTGAATAA
- the surE gene encoding 5'/3'-nucleotidase SurE, whose translation MIIALTNDDGIQALGLRALYKALVEAGHTVHCIAPVTEQSAVGHAVTISLPLRVKEFKENGFSGKGVYGTPVDCVKLGLTCLMDVKPDVVVSGINAGANVGPDILYSGTVSAATEGAHMGFPAIAVSYDNFRPEDLSEQAAFAAELIDNMPWKNLPPRCVINLNFPACPMPEAKGLRVCPQTSAVWKDWYDHRKDPRGSDYWWLNGVIPPETVAAGTDRALLTEGYITLTPLRFDFTDDTALQALSVLDTDNR comes from the coding sequence ATGATCATAGCCCTTACAAACGATGACGGCATTCAGGCCCTCGGCCTGCGCGCCCTGTACAAAGCCCTGGTTGAGGCGGGTCACACCGTGCACTGCATTGCTCCGGTCACCGAGCAGAGCGCGGTGGGCCACGCTGTTACCATCTCGCTTCCCCTGCGCGTCAAGGAATTCAAGGAAAACGGATTTTCCGGCAAAGGCGTGTATGGCACGCCTGTCGACTGCGTGAAACTGGGGCTCACCTGCCTCATGGATGTGAAACCCGATGTTGTTGTATCAGGCATCAACGCAGGAGCCAACGTGGGGCCGGACATCCTGTATTCCGGAACAGTCTCCGCCGCCACGGAAGGAGCGCACATGGGCTTTCCCGCCATTGCCGTTTCCTACGACAACTTCCGTCCCGAAGACCTGAGCGAACAGGCGGCCTTTGCAGCCGAACTCATCGACAATATGCCGTGGAAGAACCTGCCCCCGCGCTGCGTGATCAACCTCAACTTCCCCGCCTGCCCCATGCCGGAAGCCAAGGGGCTGCGCGTATGCCCGCAGACCAGCGCAGTTTGGAAAGACTGGTATGACCATCGCAAGGACCCTCGCGGTTCGGACTACTGGTGGCTGAATGGCGTTATCCCGCCGGAAACCGTGGCTGCGGGGACCGACAGAGCCCTGCTCACAGAAGGGTACATCACACTTACCCCTCTGCGGTTCGATTTCACGGATGATACGGCCCTGCAGGCCCTCTCCGTACTGGATACCGACAACAGGTAA
- a CDS encoding lipase family protein yields MYTYFGDSRLLSALPIRRAAYSDRTAWLMAEISRLIYEPLPGETTVEEYVEELRKAIKEGRHEDLLEGLISKCYEINGKDCALVERELRAADFELLGTFVRNDTEAMLAKLSRDGVDPFLVLAFRGTASVKDVVTDMCINLVPAPGGGRVHRGFLRAFQSVEQDIKKLLEQYTDLPLYITGHSLGGALAIVATRYLGSDSTGATYTFGAPRAADDDFYTPIKTPIYRVVNAADGVPRVPFGYGFNFALAALRLFPIRGYEMSEWLRRFSGYTHEGSLIFMDSPQNVQDAKGIPFKDLKVKQSPNYAWRSMVVVQRLVTSSGKAALADHGIAEYCQKLHAHASRRI; encoded by the coding sequence ATGTACACGTATTTTGGTGATTCCCGTCTGCTTTCGGCACTTCCCATCCGCCGGGCAGCGTATTCGGACAGAACGGCATGGTTGATGGCCGAAATCTCACGGCTCATATACGAGCCCCTTCCCGGTGAGACCACGGTTGAGGAGTACGTGGAGGAACTGCGCAAGGCCATCAAGGAAGGAAGACACGAAGACCTGCTGGAAGGGCTGATCTCCAAGTGTTACGAGATCAACGGCAAGGATTGCGCACTTGTGGAACGAGAGCTTCGCGCGGCGGATTTTGAACTGCTCGGCACCTTTGTCAGAAATGATACGGAAGCCATGCTCGCCAAACTTTCCCGCGACGGAGTAGACCCGTTTCTCGTGCTGGCATTCAGGGGCACGGCATCTGTAAAGGATGTTGTCACCGACATGTGCATAAACCTTGTTCCTGCACCGGGCGGCGGGCGAGTGCACCGGGGCTTTCTGAGAGCATTTCAGTCTGTTGAGCAGGATATAAAAAAGCTGCTCGAACAGTATACCGACCTTCCCCTCTACATTACCGGACACTCGCTGGGCGGTGCGTTGGCAATTGTAGCCACACGCTACCTCGGATCGGACAGCACAGGCGCAACATACACGTTCGGGGCCCCCAGAGCGGCGGACGACGATTTCTACACTCCCATCAAGACTCCCATCTACCGCGTAGTGAACGCAGCCGACGGCGTTCCCCGTGTTCCCTTCGGCTACGGCTTCAACTTCGCGCTGGCGGCACTGCGGCTTTTCCCCATACGGGGCTATGAGATGTCCGAATGGCTGAGGCGGTTTTCAGGATACACCCATGAAGGCAGCCTCATTTTCATGGATTCCCCCCAGAATGTGCAGGACGCAAAAGGCATTCCCTTCAAAGACCTGAAGGTGAAGCAAAGCCCCAACTATGCATGGCGGTCCATGGTTGTGGTCCAGCGCCTTGTCACCTCAAGCGGCAAGGCGGCCCTGGCAGACCACGGCATTGCCGAATATTGCCAGAAACTCCACGCCCATGCATCCAGAAGAATCTGA